In Mytilus edulis chromosome 4, xbMytEdul2.2, whole genome shotgun sequence, the following proteins share a genomic window:
- the LOC139520750 gene encoding uncharacterized protein encodes MYPYSLFICVTVIVSAYGTIPFKWRDCSIDKSSQAIQVTSITASPVPLLAPGPLHLTFSAKVLKPVPIFMIEFDMKRHGFLGTRIHIPCVGGIGSCVFDGCSFVDSLLNSTRTSAQSVAQQALQMIESANATLSCPIPVESIDVKSYTINVPDLGPIAHVIGDGDYTVIVRTKVPGTGALLGCLSLDISLGKQCTGLFCAIGRKRK; translated from the exons ATGTATCCATACTCTCTTTTTATATGTGTCACGGTTATAGTTTCAGCTTATGGAACAATACCATTTAAATGGCGAGATTGTA GTATAGATAAGTCTTCACAGGCCATCCAAGTGACGTCAATTACTGCCAGTCCAGTTCCACTTTTGGCTCCAGGACCTCTTCATCTAACATTTTCTGCTAAAGTCTTAAAACCAGTACCTATCTTCATGATAGAATTTGATATGAAGAGACATGGATTTCTAGGAACAAGAATACATATTCCTTGTGTTGGTGGAATTGGAAGCTG TGTCTTCGATGGATGTTCATTCGTGGACAGTTTATTAAACTCTACAAGAACTAGTGCACAAAGCGTAGCACAGCAGGCTTTACAAATGATAGAATCTGCCAACGCAACATTGTCATGTCCAATACCAGTTGAAAGTATAGATGTTAAAAGCTACACGATAAATGTTCCAGATCTCGGTCCAATTGCACATGTTATTGGAGAC GGTGATTATACAGTTATAGTAAGAACTAAAGTTCCCGGAACCGGTGCACTCCTGGGCTGTTTGTCTTTGGATATATCTCTTGGAAAACAATGCACAGGATTGTTTTGTGCTATTGGAAGGaaacgaaaataa